A DNA window from Elephas maximus indicus isolate mEleMax1 chromosome 17, mEleMax1 primary haplotype, whole genome shotgun sequence contains the following coding sequences:
- the LOC126060703 gene encoding putative olfactory receptor 8G2, with amino-acid sequence MAAGNHSIVTEFILAGLKDKPELQLPLFLFFLGTYVVTVVGNLGMITLIGLSSYLHTPMYCFLSSLSFIDLCCSTVITPKMLMNFVTEKNIISYPECMTQLYFFIVFAVAECHMLAVMAYDRYVAICNPLLYNVTMSYQVCSWLVVEVYLIGLIGAAAHTGCMLRMVFCKAKIINHYFCDILPLLELSCSSTYINEVVVLCFTVFNVLTPTLAILGSYVFIIASILRISSIEGRSKAFSTCSSHILAVTVFYGSVAFMYLQPSNVSSMDQSKVSSLFYTTIVPMLNPLIYSLRNKDVKVVVNKIIKKRQFCISKDL; translated from the coding sequence ATGGCAGCAGGAAATCATTCCATCGTGACTGAGTTCATCCTCGCTGGGCTAAAGGACAAACCAGAACTCCAGCtgcccctctttcttttcttcctaggaaCCTATGTGGTCACAGTGGTGGGGAACCTGGGCATGATCACACTGATTGGGCTCAGTTCTTAcctgcacacccccatgtactgtTTCCTGAGCAGTTTGTCCTTCATTGATCTCTGCTGTTCCACTGTCATTACCCCCAAAATGCTGATGAactttgtgacagagaagaacatcATCTCCTACCCTGAATGCATGACTCAGCTCtacttctttattgtttttgctgttgcAGAGTGTCATATGTTGGCTGTGATGGCATATGACCGTTATGTTGCTATCTGTAACCCATTGCTTTACAATGTCACCATGTCTTATCAGGTCTGCTCCTGGTTGGTGGTTGAGGTATATCTGATAGGCTTGATTGGTGCTGCGGCTCACACCGGTTGCATGCTAAGAATGGTTTTCTGCAAGGCTAAAATAATCAACCATTACTTCTGTGATATTTTACCACTGCTGGAGCTCTCCTGCTCCAGCACTTATATCAATGAAGTGGTAGTTTTATGTTTCACTGTATTTAATGTACTTACACCAACCTTGGCAATCCTTGGCTCCTATGTCTTCATCATTGCTAGCATCCTGAGAATCAGTTCCATTGAGGGCAGGTCTAAAGCTTTCAGCACATGCAGCTCCCACATCTTGGCTGTTACAGTCTTCTATGGTTCTGTAGCATTCATGTACCTACAGCCATCAAATGTCAGCTCCATGGACCAAAGCAAAGTGTCTTCTCTGTTTTACACCACTATTGTGCCAATGCTGAACCCTctgatctacagcctgaggaataaggatgtcaaagTTGTTGTAAATAAAATCATTAAGAAAAGACAATTTTGCATTAGCAAAGATTTATAA